The Procambarus clarkii isolate CNS0578487 chromosome 39, FALCON_Pclarkii_2.0, whole genome shotgun sequence genome window below encodes:
- the LOC123753760 gene encoding kiSS-1 receptor, with protein MCKMLHYLQALSAICSVLTLTIMSLERYYAIVYPMRAQYRCTISQARRFCLAIWLLSVLLACPVFLLQVHMEVGERVRAYWCVRDFDSPLLWRSYETYMLVLVLLVPACVMAAAYAAISNAIIFMVVQRRTITGKGQMANGVLLLNGSTRGRRRATEESEVRQVVSMLVVVVVLFVVCWGPILVVNVLKAYAIIPAYSVPLKHVVTAADLFSYCNSCVNPIVYGFMSRNFRESFRQVLCCRQGLRPPAVSRQMSLSVTRTSILRYNNDTSRVWNSRSVSSRISYPLTYGFNIGRNSAPEGPVTIKTTPS; from the exons ATGTGCAAGATGCTCCACTATCTCCAGGCTCTTTCAGCCATATGCTCCGTCCTCACTCTCACTATCATGAGCTTAGAGAG GTACTATGCCATCGTGTACCCCATGAGAGCCCAGTACCGCTGTACCATCTCCCAGGCCCGCCGCTTCTGTCTTGCCATATGGCTCCTCTCCGTTCTGCTGGCCTGTCCAGTCTTCCTCCTGCAG gtacacaTGGAGGTGGGTGAGAGGGTGCGGGCGTACTGGTGCGTGCGGGACTTCGACTCCCCGCTACTCTGGAGGAGCTACGAGACCtacatgctggtgctggtgctgctggtgcctgcCTGTGTCATGGCCGCAGCCTACGCCGCCATCAGCAATGCCATCATCTTCATGGTAGTGCAGCGACGCACCATCACAGGCAAAGGACAGAT GGCCAACGGCGTTCTGTTGCTGAACGGTTCAACACGAGGCCGTCGACGGGCAACGGAAGAGTCTGAGGTGCGGCAG GTTGTGTcgatgttggttgtggtggtggtgctgtttgtGGTGTGCTGGGGACCCATCCTGGTGGTGAACGTTCTCAAGGCCTACGCCATCATCCCGGCCTACTCCGTCCCACTCAAGCACGTGGTCACGGCTGCCGACCTCTTCTCCTACTGCAATAG CTGTGTCAACCCTATTGTATACGGCTTCATGTCCAGGAACTTCCGGGAGAGTTTCAGGCAAGTTCTTTGTTGCCGCCAGGGTCTCCGTCCTCCCGCTGTCTCCCGCCAGATGTCTCTCTCTGTCACAAGAACATCTATACTTCGCTATAACAATGACACCAG CCGAGTGTGGAACAGCCGGAGTGTAAGCTCAAGAATATCTTACCCTCTAACCTATGGCTTCAA